The region ataaagCCTGTTCGGGATAAAAATTCATTATTTATGGCTTTTAAATTCGAATGGAGAAGTGGCCTGGGTCAATTAGTTATTAGAGGAAATCAGTCCTAACAATAACTTTTAGCAAAATAATTTCACAAATGctagttaatttttttgttttgcaaaattatttgattttaaaatattttttatcaatacgTATATCTTATTTAGGAGAAACACTTGCATGAGCTTAATTCACCACGTAAgattatgaaccatccattttagggtttagtttttaGAGTTTACGTGTTAGGACCGATGGATAGAAGTAGTGGTCGGCGGTGGCTAAAGCCTAAAGGTGGTGATGGCGGAACAAAGAAAATCTTTGACAATTGTATGTAAGAATGTTGGACTAATAAGATATTTAAACGTGTGAATGATTATGGAATTGGATGTAGAGAAATATTTGTTTAAAACTATCTGTGTAAAACTAATGAGATCTATTCGTGTCAATGAATTACGAAATTGGTTGCAAACAAATAATTGtgtagtatatatatatatatatatatatatatatatatatatatatatatatatatatatatatatatgtatcaatttttatttttattttactaatgAGTACATTATTGATTGTAAACTtaattttgacttaaatcatatttgctttatatttattagtatcgataaaaaatgaatttaagttAAGTTAGAGTTTAATGTTGctaaaaagtcaatttttataatattaaaaaattatccatttttaaaaaattataaatctattcTAATTTGACTAACTTGCTGTATttctatctaattttttaaaatttgattgtgCTTTTATGACATTTGAATGTGtatcttaaaaaaatcaaaagaagaaaaatttatgattaaaatgcttataattttatttttatgccaaGTTTACATACCAcatagatataattaaattgattttaaaacattaaaaatactttcagcaaattaaaacacattaaattttttaaatttttttggaaaCAATTTCGAGAAGATTTTGTTGTAATGTTGATACTGAATTTTGAATCTTTAGTACCAATTGTCTTGACCGGTTCGTAACCGGATTGTTATGCgtagcggaatcgaaaccattcggtGTGTAGGTATTGATGTGAGTATGGGGAAAGGGTGTGTGTGTGGTGTGAGGAATAAAAGTTAATTCTAACCCTTTCGGGTTACTTCTTATAGAGAGTTAAACACTTTATGGGTTTTTTTTTCTAAGGACATATTTACTAGAGAcattctctatttggtgattctccaccaattttgtactccttttaatgattagtggatggctcgattATTTCACCCGTAGATGTACCCTTTAATGCAGAACCACATAAAtttcttgtgttatttattattttactatattattgtttgttgattaaatcaataattatatACTTGTCAATAGTTTTGATTCCGCTGCACATACCAATTCGGTCATAAACCAATCACGACAATTGATaccaaaaattcaataattgGTATCAATGTTATACcaaatttgtttatatataccaTGGGATCTTATTATTTATAGAGGCAGCAAACACAGCCAATCCTATGATGTCTCTTGCAAACAAACCGCATTGGATAGTAGTATAGTGACCGTGAACCATAAAAAAGGCTACTCATGGCCCCTGACTTTAAGGGTATCTTACAACAAACTCCCTGataaaaaacgatcagtaaacctcCTGATCTTTGTgacggcgctcgctaaaccctttttggacgaaaatacctCTGGCGCCATCTTTTTTAGTTAACtgactttcaaaaaaaaaactgacggCGCCACATCAACTGACACGTCATCaagaattcataaaaaaaattaaagcaccTAAAATATCcccaaatttaattaaaaaataaattaaataactcAACCCAACTCTATCTAACCTAAACCATACAATCAACCCAACCAAGAACGACCCAACCACCGCCACCCGACCAACCCGCCACCTGACAACCgccgaaaaattttccggtcatcttctccgagatgaccggaaaattttcccgTCACCCTCAACAAAGGAtttgttccaagaacagatccatcgtcggatctgttcttggaacagatcctgCGAGGAAagtgaccggaaaattttccggcagtGGTTGGGGTGGTAGCGGTGTTTGGGTGGTGTTGATGGTTGGGTTAGTTATTTTGGTTAATCAAATGGTTAGTGggtcgattttttttttgtctttttgtaaattaaattggaggtattttgggtgtttgaaaattttaaggtattttgctgacatggcagctgacgtggcgccgtcagaattttttttttaaagtatgacagttgactgaaaaagacTGCGCTATAGGTATTTTCGCCATATTTGGGGTTTAggtggcgccgccacaaagatccgGAGGTTTactgatcttttttttttcatcatagagtttgtcgtaaggtaccgCTAAAGTCAGTggtcatgggtgattattagcccataAATAAATGCCATCTTGTGGAATATATTAAACATTGCTAGAAGATACAAAAAAAACTTTCGACTTCTTTTCGAAAATAtagatcaattttttttatttttttgggcaCAATAAGTGagcgtgtttttaaaattgaacaactAAACGCtcattattttgaaattaaaaaaataaacgcttttagtttagttttgggACAATTACCTCCTCAAATtttcgataaatattttaacattaaaagtattcttgaacttttttcttatatgattatgaaaaacatgtcagccattaacaagtattctatttgaaaataaaaagcgcttaattatacccaaaaaaaaaagactgatttgtacttttgcaAAAATTATGagatttttttgtactttttaccttaaacatttaaacttaaaatgtaCAATTATGTTTCCTAAAAAAAggaattattataaatttgttgTATGAACTTGTTTGAAAATTATGATTTAGTCTTTGaactaaaatttattacaatttttaaaaagttataatttggTATTTGAACTtgttgaaacgttatgaaaaaaattgttttttacaTGTTATTTTCAGATTACACGTCATCactattagaaaaaaaaaaattagtttttagaatttttaggCAACCGTACTACTACcaatttaaaagattaaattgGCAGAACTAGAGTGGCCTGAATTTGGCACTAGAGTTGCAGAACTGCAGATCCGAAAGTCTAATACTGATAAATTGGTCAAACTAACAGGTCCTGACCAACTGAAAATTTCAGTCACTCGACGATTAAATAATTCATACTAAATATTCTGTTATATCCACCATAAAAAgcagaaaataatatttaattgaataaaacGTATACTTTTAATCATTTctcttatatattttttataattttgttcaaCTAAGAAAAGGCAAAACCCATACAGAGGCCCCTGTACTATACCACTTTTGTTCAGGAAGCCCCTACTCCAAACTTGTTCACATTCAGGTCCTTATACTTGCCAAATTCCGATTATAACACCCTTACTTGGACGGAATTCAGCAAGTGTGCCTCACTCTCCGTTAATTAACAGAAAAAACTGATGTGGCATTCATTTCCAGATATTAAGGTATACGTGGCATCAATTTTAAAGACTTATTGCATACAAAATTCCAACTTAATGAAAAactgtaaaataaattaaatttgatggcCAAGTTATCATTTTTGCCATCATCTTCTTTGTTGATATGTCTCTCCCAATTCAAAAAACCCAGTGGCAACTGATTTTCTAAATCTTCGTCTGAATTTTTGATATCCTTCACTTCTCTTTCTGGATTATCATCTGAATTTTTCTTGTTAattctccaaaaaaaaaactcctGCTCAAGACTACCCTTTCTTCTTTCGTCTGGGTTTTTTTTTCTATACCGATTAGTAGATCTAAGATGTACAAAATAATGTATGAGACATAGCAAGTGTAATATGAAGCCACCATACTGGAATTTAAAACACCACCTCAAGACAAAATAAAAAGGAttcaaaattgataaatttaatttctacGGTGATTTTGGCATTCAAATACCCagaaaagtaattaatttaactaacattttgagattttaatatttccttgtttcaaaaacaaaaccaactttGGGATTCTCCTTCCTAATAAAACCTTCAAAGTTAATTCTTTTCTATACTATTGAATCCATGATTTTTTAACTTCCAATTTCAATTCATCCGTCTGggtattgttattttttattggaTTGTTCAATTTTTGCTGATTCATGTACTTAACCCAGAAATTGGTTAAATTTTACAAGTTTGAAATTTgggtttttgagttttttttttaattttaattatcatgaATCTTCTTCAAGGAAGAGGAGCTCTTGTTGTTATTCTGGTTGTGGTTCTTTCTCTTTTATTTGTTGAGTTTATGCTTATCCTTCTACTTTCTTCGCAtgttttcaatttgttttacGATAAAtgatctctttttttttcacaGTTTTTGATTATGATCAATATTTACAATGGAGTAAATTTTTCTTCAGTTTCTTTTATCACACATGTATATTAAGGCTGAATTTGTTGTGTTCTCCAGAAATTTTAtattgtagaaaatgaagtggagaagaaaaggaaaaatttaTCTAAAGGTCCTTatattttatgtgtattttattcattaattattggggttaaaagttaaaaaaaccaGACAATCTTTTTTTTACACTCTCACATAACGTGTGTGAGGCTCACTTGCTGAATTCCGTCCAAGTAAGGGTATTATAATCGGAATTTGGCAAGTATGAGGATCTGAATGTGAATAAGTTTGGAGTAGGGGCTCCCTGAATAAAAGTGGTATAGTACAAGGGCCTTCCTATGGGTTTTGCCCAAAGAAAATGTTCAAAACCCTAGAAACAAATTGTATCTCacgccaaaaatttaaaattgtagcaaatatttttttccttttctctaTTACTGAATCTGTAGCTGTTAAGAACTTAAATAGTATAAATTTAACAGCTTTGTCCATTATATTCATGGCAAGTGCATGAAATTCCATTTCCCCTCCACCACCATTCTGACTCCTCCAATTTTCCTTTTTGTCTGGATTCACTCCTCCAACTTATTAATTTCTCAAATACATCCTTCATTCCTGTTTCCctcatttttttctctttctgcCTTCATTTGCCATGTACTTTTTTTGGCAGTACTTTTATAAaagcttcaatttttttattttttataatatggttCTGTGTTGTAAAATTTCATGTACTAAACTTCCCATGGTCTATTTAACTTCCTTCTTTTGGCATTATGAGTAATTTGTGAAGAATTTGCACATGATCCACCACTTGATTCATCACTTGTGTAGCTCAAGCATGCAGCATCAAGAACACCAATTGGACTTTGAGGAGAAGATTTGACTGTAACATTTCCATTCTTTATAGGCTCACCAACTTGAATTAGTTGACTGCATTTCATCACTCTTTcctgaaaaaaaaagagatttcTAATGAAAAATCATTCATTATTGGCTGATTATATGAAAATACACTTGATTGATGGTTTTGAGATTTTAGGTTCTGGATTGGGGTGTATCGAGTCAAGCCAACTTGCAAGCTACTCAGGATTGACTCAGAAAAGTACTCGAAATCGAGGTAATTACCGAGTCGAGTTCATACTCGAGGTAATTACCGAGTCTAGTTCGAGCTTCGAAATACTCGGCTTGATAAGCTCACGAGCCTAATCGAGCTTTACTATATAAATTTACAATAACaccattatttttatatatttaaatgataatcgAGTCGAGTCAAGCTCGAAACTCAAATATTTTAACGAGTTCGAGCTCCAAAAAAGAAACTCGATCAAGTTTGCTTTAGATTTTAGAGTTGACACATCGAGCTTAGTAGTCTTTTGACTCGACTATGTTACACCCCTAGTTCTGGACCGGTAAGTTACAAATTTTACCTTTTGTACATGTTGAGCTAGAACAGAAATTGCTTGGTCAGCATCCACTGTTTTGTTTCCCCCCACAACAGCAATGGCCACTGCTGCTGCAATCTCTGAAGGCCTAAATTCCAACAAGTCAATCCCTGCATTCAATACCCACCAATATCTCTATTACTGTTACAACTCCAAAGATAAGTTATTGTAACTAGAATAATGCCACAATGTGATTATGATAAAGATAAATAAACAGACCTTTATTTGTGCTTAATATGAGCTGCATTGATTGCAAGATTAAGGATTTAGTTGGAGTTTCATCATTATTGATCTTCTTAAGAAAATGGTCTATGAATGAGAAAGGTGTAATTGCTTGCATTCTCCAACTTAATGTGCTTAATACAAGAAGCTCCATTCTTTGTATAGTTCTTGCTTCAAATACAAATTTTGATTCCGCCACCTGTTAAAGATCAAGAAATGTAATGATTTGTTCAATGGTAAAAATTCAATGCAAAAACTATACAATGCTGATGGATCTTCACCTGTAAATCTACAGAAAACGGAACGTAAGTCTCTTCCATTTTGGCTGCAATGGATAAACATGCTACTGCTAATAACTGCATCATCCAAGCTTTACCCATCTGCAAAATGCAATCAAAAGAATCATTTGAGCTATGCAAGAACATGATCAAAGTGAAAGGGTGTGTTTGTATGATTTATAACTTACCGGTAATTCATACGCAGCGAGAAATCTATCCAGGTAACTTATTGATAAATAAGCACAAAGTGGTCCAAAGCCAAAATGGGAATGAGCCTGTCGAGCCAACAAAGGCATTAGCATTACTGAACACTATCTGAACATAAAGGAAATGCAAAAGAGTTCAATAGAAAAGAACAAATAGTATTATGCGTGAGACAAAATATGCATATGAGACTGATCAAGTGAAAATTGTATTAAAAGGGACTAATTTGCATTTGCAAAAGGCAATCCTAGGAACAGTTTATGATTGTTACAAACAACATATCAAGTCGAATCCAAATTGCATAGAAACCGTGAAACTATAGTCTGCAAAGAAACTCAAAAATCGCTGTTCTAGGCTTCTCACAAATCATACAACTCTCAATAACTTAGAGTAATCGCGCTGGAGAAAAAGTTTCCTCATTGATCATAGTTCAGGGCATGCTCGTTCTCCTACTCAACTTGACCTCGCAAGTATGCAATCATATTTTTAGTCAATCTTTTCACACCACATCCCAATAATTCCAAAATGTATCAATCTACAAACATCTTATGTGcattatgaaaagaaaaaaagaacaatcttcattacaaaataaagaaattaactTTCCAAATTGATACACAGATTCAATCCAAAGCGTCGATCCATTAGCTTGCACAATATCACCCAAACAACGATAAGCAGCAGCCAAATCgcaaaaacacataaacaaaCAACGAAACACGGATCATATACTAATCAAGCAAGGTTTGATTTAACATCTAAGCAACAATCCATACTCTATAGTACTAATGGCACCTAGATTTCATTCTAAAAACCAAATAAACACCAAATATTCACCAAAAACTAACAAAACATTCAAGTTATGAGATTAAAAACATCtaaaaaacacaaatcaaaaccaaaacccCACCTTTTCAATCCAATCAACAGCCTCTTTTCTAGCCCCCAAATCCAAATCCCCTCTTCTAAATTTCTTCAAATAATCCAGATTAGGCAAATATTGACACTCTTTCTCAACCATCAGATTCAAACACTCATCACTCTGAATTGGAATCCCCATTAACAAACCCTCATCAAACCCTCCATCTTGCTTATTATTATCAGTAAAATCCTCAAACTCATTACAATCATCATATGCACTAAAAATACTAACATCATCCTCTGCACATAACAAACTTGAAACAGCACAGTCAAAATTTAGTGCCATTAATAACAAAGTTAAAATTTTTagtatcaattttttatatggGGAAActgcaaaagaaacaaaaatttaatCTCTGATTGAAAAGAGTACTGGGAGTAGCAGAGGTGGGTTTATGAAGAGGATATGAGTGGCCTCTTTTTAGGGCTAAAGGCAATAATAATACTGAGAGACAGGGACCAGTATTGTATTGTATTtgcaaagaaatgaaaaaaaaaattgtgagagaaaaaaaattgaccaaaaaaaaataaaattggtaaaGAAAATTAGTACAAGATTTTGTTGAGTGAGTGAATATTGTCTGTACAAAGGAGTGGTGGTGTCTTAAAACGACCATTGACAGTGTTGTATACGTGGTAACTCTGATTCGGCAATAGTATACGTCGCCGTTTTTGGAACTGTTTTAGGCCGATATTCGCGTTAACTGTGAGGGGTGCGTGGATGAAATATTCGACCGACCGATTTAACCGGTTGAAACCGATTGAATTGGTGGCTTACGGTCTGTTCGGTTTGGTGAGAAATATGGATTTAGTCGGTTTTTAAATTTCgagatttaaacattttgattttggttATCTGTTTGGATTGAGATTTGAATTATCCAAACTAACAAAACTGGctgaaaaatcatttttttttagttttaaccAAACCGGGCAAATTATCAACCTCAGTTTGTTCGATTTATAGAAATTGGCCAATTTggtttctgttaaaaaaaattatttggtcGGTTCAACTTTTGAAGTTGATCGGttaaattcggttttaaccgaatcTGCCAAAAACTCACcacttttcaccattttttttttttgatatatgtataatttctttttaacttttctgTGGAAAATGTTGACAATTTTATATTCATGCATGTTTAGAAAGTTTTGATGTACTGTGATTTTTTCAATTAGCCATTGATATGTTTTGtgatataactttttttaaatataatagaaGAAGGACATGAAAATTTCAATCTACCATTAGATTGTATATaatataatcaattaaatttattatatgtattttaaagtttaattttaaaaaaaaaattaataaaatttaccataaaaacaatattttaaaaaagcaATACATATGCTAATTATAAAGATTAATAAGACGGGTAAGGAAAATATAAGAAATCATCACTATTATATATCCCGTTTCAATTCCGCCGCGTTTTCTGGAAAGGGAAACAgttatatatggataattatttcGATTTTGATTTCACCACgtttatagtaaatttattactTATTATAATGAATGGATGGTTTTataatgtaatattttaaatcgtACATTAAGATCTTTCaccaaaatttataatcaatgaTAACATTTGTTTTATTGAAGAAAGTGAACTAACTaaagaattatattatattatttaacgCACCTGACGTGACAATCAAATAGTGGATGCATTTAAAgttgttttttgagatatacacttttaaAGGAAAATTGGACGAATTAAATGCTGCCACATAAGGTGGGTTTAAAAAAGTGGTATaaaatggtgggttaaatagtattttccataaataaagTTCTATTTAAAATGATCAAATACAAAGAAATTCCAAACAAAgtatgattaaaatattttaccaTAAAATAAGACATGTAAATGCACTCCTCTTAATGATGTCACAAtgaaaaaataacattaataaaTAGGAGATATTAGATAGGTCAGGCAGGGATCTAGATCATTGTCATGATTGTGCACTGTATTTTCTTTGATCAACCTAATGACCAAAAATGaaggaaaattaaattaacaaatttacagGGGGGGGGggagaaattaaataaatgatgtCTTTGGGCCAAAAAGAAAAGGTAAATAACAGACCAATATGCATCAAGTTTGTCTTATTACATTCCCATGTTGACACTTGTCCTTTTATTAGACTTGAAGCGGTACATTTCTTTCTGagattatatatttttcttgtgCCCCTTTACTTGCAACTTTTATCATATAAAGAaccaattcaccccctcaatttAGTATAAAGATCAAAAACgtcatttttagtattttttttaacaaaaacacccacaatttaaacattttagaTTATTTAACACCCTCCTCTCTTTCTTTTATAGAGGCTAAAATGTGTGAAACATACAAGACATATTTTGTTCCTACGGATACAAAGCTAACTGAATATTATTATCcgcatttataaaattaatgttatttaatttaaggAAAATCAGGTTCCGGAAAGCCCGAGAGGCCGTCTGGCCTTGCCGGAAAGTCACCAAAGACCAATGACTCATGTTGTTTTAGCCCTTCCTTCTCCCGTATCAGTAATCTGGCCTTTTTTTAAACGCATCAGTTACCTGCTACTTTACAAAGGTATAAGCAATGGTTGTTACCCAAcatttatattcttttatttcaaaaatctaAAACTAACCCTAATTTACTAGAGATTTCAcgctttttgatttttgatcaTGATTCCgcccttgatttttttttgaacaaatttCGCCTTTAACTCACTTTTTTAGCTCATCTAGTTGTACCACTTGATGTGAATAgagattatttttttaatttgaatataatttttagaaaaaatgaagaaatgaaAATTCACATATAAAAAGTGAaacaaaaattagaataaataaatgggttatacatttttttccatttataaTTGCAACTGTTGTATATAAAAACAACGAACAAAGAATCACTttcacccctgaacttgtatcaaagtatcaaaaaagtccaaaattaGAAAATAGGATCATTTATATCCTGAACTTGCATATTTCGGCTCAAAAACACTCatccccactctcacctcaaAGAGTGAGGCACACTCTCCTATTTTAGATAGTGGTTTTCTTTCAAAGTGgtttttaaccaaaaaaaaagattaaaatggtgcttaaaattttcaattttttcaaattaacatataaaacttttaaattaacatataaattttttaaattaataattaattttaaaactttatttattttactaataatatttaaaaatatagggatcttataatatcttttatatttttttttaaattcgttTTCCGGCGAAGAGTAACTCCTTCTTGTCGGGAACCGAGGAGCTTGCTCCTCAATCTGAGGAGCAGAAGTTCCTCGGTAAGATGAGGAGCTTCCGCTCCTCAGATGGAGGAGCATATCTGCTCTTCCAGTGAGGAGCAGAGCTCCTCGTAAAAATGAGGAGTTGCTGCTCCTCTgaaaaacgaggagcagcagctccaaaaaaaaattaaaaaaaatatttttagataaaagtttaaaaaagtcTTCCATTTAATTAGTGTTAGATTGcaattaattaacaattaagtataattaattagtattgaTTATGATTAATTGGAGATTATTTAGTGTTGATTATGATTGATTTAAATCTCACTTTCAATTAAAGCGCCACGCCAACAACGGAGTCTTTTTGATTCGGTTTATACGAATTCAGAGTATAAATAATCCGCTTTTTcagatttggatttttttaaaattttgatgcAAGTTCGGGATGGCAGTGATTCTTTATTCGAAAAAGAACCCTTACTATTTGAGCAATCTGCATTATTATAGGAAGATAGCATTGCACTGACGGATATTAGTCCAAAAAACATGTGGCtgttaaaaagaaattaaaaaactaaaaactaaaatctCGATAATCATCCAAAAACTATGGTGTGGAAATTAAAGGCAATGCTTCTTTTTTTACAGCCAAAGAATCacaaaaagaagagaaaagaaaaacattttCCTTTTATTGCACTTTTTGGAGCATCTCCTCTTTTAGGTTGTGTGAAATGTGAaatctaaaaagaaaaattaagtaCAAGTATTTCTCATAACATtcagtaataaaaaaaaagaactgcTTAGATTTGGATAAAAAGTGGTCAAGTAGTTGATAAAGTTTACTTTTTCGgtgaatttcaaaaacaaaaaaattgaacaaaagtcTATTTTACCCCTCCAACTTGGTATGGAATATCCGATAAGAACATATTCTTGACTTTAAACAAAAAACCCCTAAAATAAGCCTTTCGGTTCATTTTACCTCCTCAAAGGGGGCGACAAAAAGTTATGGgaaaataatttatagaatGGAATTGTAGTAGCAGAAAGCATGATGTACAAATCAAAAACGAGGAGATAAAACGAGACTGGACAcccattttaaatatatatttttcaaaaatcactagtttaattttatttgatattttatatcaaGTTGAATGgataaatgaaattttattgaaaacATTAATAATGTATTATAATATCATTTGCTATGTAAATATTTCTCTAATTACTACAATTTACTGGCTACAAGGTGCAAAATTTGACAGAAACTGAAT is a window of Mercurialis annua linkage group LG2, ddMerAnnu1.2, whole genome shotgun sequence DNA encoding:
- the LOC126670427 gene encoding cyclin-D4-1-like, with the protein product MALNFDCAVSSLLCAEDDVSIFSAYDDCNEFEDFTDNNKQDGGFDEGLLMGIPIQSDECLNLMVEKECQYLPNLDYLKKFRRGDLDLGARKEAVDWIEKAHSHFGFGPLCAYLSISYLDRFLAAYELPMGKAWMMQLLAVACLSIAAKMEETYVPFSVDLQVAESKFVFEARTIQRMELLVLSTLSWRMQAITPFSFIDHFLKKINNDETPTKSLILQSMQLILSTNKGIDLLEFRPSEIAAAVAIAVVGGNKTVDADQAISVLAQHVQKERVMKCSQLIQVGEPIKNGNVTVKSSPQSPIGVLDAACLSYTSDESSGGSCANSSQITHNAKRRKLNRPWEV